The Engystomops pustulosus chromosome 9, aEngPut4.maternal, whole genome shotgun sequence genome includes a window with the following:
- the LOC140076649 gene encoding rho-related GTP-binding protein RhoU-like, with the protein MPPQEMSMEYRSHFAPPVPPHKPKPLPTTGGQERILKCVLLGDGAVGKTSLLVSYTTNGYPTRYIPTAFDDFSALVQVENTPVKLQLCDTAGQDEFDKLRHFCYPKTDVVILCFSVVSPSSFQNISEKWISEIQTHCPNVPLILVGTQCDLREDVKVLIQLARYREKPVPPSSAKALAEKIGAVAYVECSALTQKNLKEVFDTAILSGLRYSDLRNQRERKMAATASKMKTLSKAWWKKYVCV; encoded by the exons ATGCCCCCCCAAGAGATGTCCATGGAATACAGGTCCCACTTTGCACCCCCTGTGCCACCGCACAAGCCTAAACCTCTACCAACCACCGGAGGTCAAGAGAGGATCCTCAAATGTGTCCTACTAGGAGATGGGGCCGTAGGGAAGACCAGCCTTCTGGTCAGCTACACCACCAATGGCTACCCAACCCGCTACATTCCCACCGCCTTCGATGACTTCTCAG CTCTGGTGCAAGTGGAGAACACGCCTGTCAAGCTGCAGCTCTGTGACACCGCAGGGCAG GATGAATTTGACAAGTTGCGTCACTTCTGCTACCCGAAAACGGACGTGGTCATCCTGTGCTTCAGCGTGGTGAGCCCGTCGTCTTTTCAGAACATATCGGAGAAATGGATTTCGGAGATACAAACCCACTGCCCCAACGTGCCGCTCATCCTGGTGGGCACGCAATGCGACCTCCGCGAGGATGTCAAAGTCCTCATCCAGTTGGCGCGGTATCGGGAGAAACCTGTGCCGCCTTCCTCCGCCAAGGCCCTCGCTGAAAAAATCGGAGCCGTCGCCTACGTCGAATGTTCCGCTCTTACTCAAAAGAACCTGAAAGAAGTGTTCGATACCGCCATCCTGTCCGGCCTCCGATACTCCGACCTTCGGAACCAGAGGGAGAGGAAGATGGCTGCCACCGCCAGCAAGATGAAGACTCTCTCCAAGGCGTGGTGGAAGAAGTACGTGTGCGTCTAA